One genomic segment of Candidatus Binatia bacterium includes these proteins:
- a CDS encoding class I SAM-dependent methyltransferase, which translates to MKGKETNLLHALAAAGAALFLTGWASPVEEIPFLPSPMEVVDRMLELAEVKKGDVVYDLGSGDGRIVIRAAKKFGVRAVGIEMDSRLVAEAREKAKQERVDHLVEFLIEDALQADVSNATVITLYMLPWFN; encoded by the coding sequence ATGAAAGGCAAGGAAACCAATTTGCTTCACGCCCTCGCCGCCGCCGGCGCGGCTCTCTTTTTAACCGGCTGGGCCTCGCCCGTGGAAGAAATTCCGTTCCTCCCCTCGCCGATGGAGGTCGTGGACCGGATGCTGGAGCTGGCGGAGGTCAAAAAAGGCGACGTGGTTTACGATCTGGGGAGCGGCGACGGGCGGATCGTGATTCGGGCGGCAAAAAAATTCGGCGTGAGGGCGGTCGGCATCGAGATGGATTCACGGCTGGTGGCGGAGGCGCGGGAGAAGGCCAAGCAGGAAAGAGTGGACCACCTGGTCGAATTTCTGATCGAAGACGCGCTCCAAGCCGACGTGTCCAACGCGACCGTGATTACGCTTTACATGCTGCCGTGGTTCAACGA